The following DNA comes from Neovison vison isolate M4711 chromosome 13, ASM_NN_V1, whole genome shotgun sequence.
CCCTCCTAGGACTTCCCGTCCATCGGAGGAGACGGCAATGGAAAAGACTGCAAAGCGACGCTCATCTGGCCTGAAAAGAGCAAAGGGGGAGCTAGGTCAATGGGACCTCCTTCAGTCTCTGTGCCTCTACACAGAATTAGACAAGGGTTGTAAGGCGCACTCCAGAGGGGAAAACGAAGTCTTGCCAACACATCCCAGAACGTGGATCCCCTCCGTGAGCACCCTAAAATAATCCTACAACCACCTATTTTACCCTGGTCCTCTGGCTGACAAGGATGGGTGCTTCCCTCCCAGGAATCCACAGAGAGACACTTGCAACCAGTGTACTTTTCCCTCTAAGCAGGGGTTCCAGTTCAAGAGGTCTGCTCCTCCAGGAACCTTCCCTGAGAAGTTTCTGATGGGCAGTACCTTAGGTCCAgggcagtgtgtgtgtctccctccCCGTAGATGTTGCAGATATGAACTaagagaggcaagagaaacaagaaatctttcagggctgggggaaggagggcagaagTGGAGCTAGGCAGGAGATGGAACAAAGGGTGAGGGTGTCGGACCCTGAAGGTGATCTTCCCAGGAGAAGGCACAGAGTCTGGGCACAGAGCACATGGGCATTTGGAGACCTGGGGTCCCGGGCTGGAGAGCCAGTGGAAGTCTGGGGCATACTCACTGTAATCAGACCAGCTGGAGTATAGGAAGTGGTTCCCATCAGGGGTGAAGGCCACATCCAAGACGCTCCAGCCTACGTCCCGGGCCTTGATGCTCTTGAATTTATGGAAGCGGCCATACCGGCAGTCATACAGTCGGATGGTTTGGTCTGGGTAAATGGGGATGGGGCAGAATTAGGGAACCCCCTCCTTGCAGCCTCTCTAGATCTGACCTCGCTTCCACTGTACATCTGTGGAATCTTCCCTTGATCATGGGAAACATGTTCTGGCTAAGTATCCCTAACCCAGGGTCTGAGTTCCCTGGATCTGGAGCTTTCTAGCCTCAGTCAGGGGGTATGTTCCTTGTGCCACGGCACTTGGTAGGACCAGGGTCTGGTACCTTGGCAAGCAGACATGAAGATCTGACCATCTTTGCTGTAGATGCCACAGAAAGCCTTCTGAGAGTAGGTATCAGTGAAGCCCAGATCATTGGGTAGGAAGCTGGGAAAGCAGAGGGAAAGTGAAGGTAAAGGGAGCTGAGGGTGAAGTTGGTCCTGGTTAGCAGAATCCTAACAGAACTGGGTGTGAGTGCAAGGGCGGACTTCCCTTTTGGCTTAGGGTATGAtcccttctctttcattcattcaatcctCCTCTCAATTTCTATACTCTTCCAGTTTGTTTGCTCTCAAGCTTCGACCCCATTCGACCTAACTTCAATATCCCTGAGGATCCTCTAACACCTGTCCCTTCAAAGTTTAGGGGATAAGACCTATCTGGCCCTTAGAGTTTCTCCACCAAGCCCCATACTCACTGAGACATCATTCGAGACTGTTCTCCAAGGGAGAAGCTTCCCCGGTGGCAGAGGCCCCGTTCTCTCTAAAGGAAGGGATTGGGGAATATTGCTAGCAGAAACAGAGGGCCACTTCAGCTGCACCAAGCCCCCTCCTCCAAAGATAGTGCTCTTGCTACAGAAATGGACACCCCACACACTAGTAAGTCCCACCAAACTCCAATGCAGGCTGGCTAAGCACTCTCCAGCTCCAGCACTCGAGGCTTCCTTGGAGGGCTTACTTCCCTCTCCTCTGGGGTAGGCAGAACTTCTGGCTACCTCGAGAGGCCTGCTGCCAGGCTGGTTGGAGGTGGAGAGGCCTACCTGGTGCAGCATCTGAGGAAAGCTGTGctcctgggctgcccgcctaagCCCCAGCTGCCCTGTGGCCAACTCcacttgggtcttgatctcattgCACTCCAGCTCCCGGGTGTCAGGGGTTGCATCCACTGTGAGTACCAAGCAGAAGTTCCACCCTAGGTCTTCCAGCCCCAGAACTGTGCTCCAGCCCACTCGATGCAGCTGAAGAAACTGGGGCTGCAAAGACGCTCTCATTCCCTGAATTATCTCATCTTCTTTCCACTTCACCTACTCTTCTtgcaataaaacagaaaaagggtTTTCCAATGAAAGTCTTCCAATGTTAAGGTCTCAGTTGGCCTTTCCTCTTACCGGGTGGGTTGTATCGGTCCCCAAGACGACCATCCCAAGCACTGTCATGCTCTTCCTCCGAGTCCGAGAGGGCCTGGATGAGCTGTAAATTTGCTGCACCACCGCCCTGCACCAACCTCACttggcctctgtggagagatgcccaTGATAAAAGGGAGGATCCCTTCTGCAAACCAACCAAATTCAGAGTCAATGGCTATTGAGCTCTTAGACCACCTGCTACTCAAACCCTCACACTGTCTCTGTTTTGAAGTTTGCAGCTGACTAGACATTGGCTGTTATTTTCAGTCTCCTAAAAGACATGGTAGGAAATGAATCTTCATGCTTACAGCAGGAGTAGAgaaccccaacattccatggagGTTGATAGACCTACTCAGCTGACTTCCTAGAGAGCTAAAATTCCTGAAAGCATTTCCTTCCGAGCCTCTGCCTGAGGAGTCTGGCACAGAACACAGTATTCTGAAGGGATTCCCAGGCTTGTCTTCTCCCCCAAGAGCCACAGCTGGGAAACAGAGCCAAGTGGCACACCTTTCCAGTCAATTACCGGTGGTGGTCACTTTCCTCAAAGTATTCTTTCCTCAAGAacaggattagagttaggttaaTTTAAACTTGTTTTTCAAGTAAATCCACATGGCCTCATATCACATGTCCCTAACTTCTCCTAAGTTCAACATCCACCTCCCCAGCTCTTCTCTTTACCCCTCACATCACGCCTTTTCCATCAGGGTAGcgtttttatttacttgggaaaTAGATTACACTTGCATAGTTTTAGCTAGAGAGGCGGCTCCCctaaacacaaacacaaaagcgAATTGTCTTCGTGACCCTCCCTAATTAAGAACTACTCTTATTGGGTTCTGAGCTGAGTGCCATGAGTGTCCAGAAGGGAAGTTCAAACAGACCAGCTGGTCTGAGCTAATCCCATTCCCTAGCCTCTGTAACCTCCCTGCTTGGAGTTGGGACCAAGGGACTGTGGTGGTCCCTGGTGGGGACACATCAGAGGGTAAGTTACCTGCGGAGGAGATAGGCCAGTACCTGGGCCAGATCCACATCttcatcctcctcttcttcttcctcgcTCCGACGTAGGCTAGCCCCTCTTCGGGGCAAGCCCTCGGAGGGGTCTCCGGACCCAGTTCCTGCACTGCTGCTGTTCCGTGATCCCATCTTCTGGTCACAGCATCATTAGGTCCTGTGCAGGGACTCCTCCTGTCACTTCCTTGGTTTGGTGAAAGCAAAGCCTGCTCTAGAAACACCCGGGGCTCCCGAGATAGAGCGATAGCTATCTCTAAGAGTGCGACCCTTCCTAGGGACTGAAATCCCTTCACTGTAGCCTTTGACAACTCCCAAGGCTTCAGGAACACAAACCTTCCCCAATCCTGTGAAGCAAAAAAAATCAGAGTGAAGCCTAGGGCGCTACCCTAGCTCCCCAGTAAGAATCCTTTGAAGAGGAATTTCTCAGTTTTCTACCTCAAACTCACCTATCAAAGTCCctggaggggtgggtgggtgaattCCCAGGTAACCTCTCTGGCCGGCCAATCAAAAGCCCTCGCGGAAGAAAGCGCCTCATTAGCTTATCTTACCTAACCAATCAGAAGCCTTAGGGCTCTGAGACCCCCCGACGCCCCCCCTTACCGACCAATCAGAGCACTCCTTTGCGAAAGCCGGCAGCAGCGACAACCAATGAGGTTAGAATTCGGCCTAACACCCCCTCCTCTCTCGCCCCACGCCCACGTGGTGTGCCGGGGGTGTGTACGCCaactgggggaggcagggaggaagccgAGAAGCCCCTCCCACTGAAGCCGGCGGTTACTGCCCCGCGCGAGACCACCCACCAGCCAGGAGCGGTCGCAGGACCCGCAGCGGCGCGAGGCCTTGTTTACACCGACGGAGGCCGCAGCGCTGGCCAACCGCTCCTCCGTCACGCGCCTCCTTCGTCATGCATCTCCTGGCTTCCCGGCCGGAGGACTGCAGACGTCACGCGTTGCCCCTGACAACTCCGCCCCCTTGGCTCGCTAACTGGACAGCTGAGCACAGTGATTGACAGATGGGCGGGAGAAAGTGCGTGAgggatgggaggggaggagaaagcgCGCGACCGAGGAGGGGCGTTTGCTCACACTTGGGAGGAGTAAATGGGGAACCGGCAGCTTCCTGAATCAGAGACAACGGAACTACGCTTAATAGGTGAGGGGGCGGAGCTTACAAAAGAAATTGGTGGTTCGCTACCTGGAGGTGTCTTTAGCGAAGGATACAATTTGCTGTCGGCTCCTCAAGTTATTTTGGCTTCGCAATTTCCAGACGATCTCTAAGGGCCTCCCTTTCTCCTAACCCTCCGCCCCCCGgcttcagccttttttttttttttttgctggttgCAGCTTCTGCCGGTCGGGCCCTAAGGGGTGACCGGCGCCTTTAGGGTGTTTACACGTCACAGGTGGGCAGTCCTCCACACCCTCCCTTCCGGGTTTAGCTTCCGGAAGCCCAGTTTTGTGGGGATTGTCCTTTCTAGACCACCCCTCAGCGTCTTTGGCAACTTTTTAGATGACATTTGGATTCCCTCCGGGGTCTTTGCAGACGCTCCCTAATACTCGCAGTGTCTTTAGGGGCCTTTCCGGTTCCGTCTGTTGTCCTTAACGCCCCTGCGCTCTCCAGGATTTGCAGACCTTCCCTAGGCCCTCGGTCTCCGGCGGGCCTCGCATCTCTCCGCACCTTACACCGGGAGTGCACTAGTGCCGCCTCCTACCTGCCCTCCGGGTTTATGAATAACCCGCTGAGTCCAAGGCCGGGACATGCCACGTCTCGGTATCCTCTCCAAGGCTGGAGGTCGAGTGACCTCGCCGCGCcgggtgcaaaggccctgggtcCAAGCTGCACCTCAGCGCCTCCAGTCCACACTCCCTTAGAAGTGTTGCGAGCTCTCCCAGGGGCCCCCTGAGGTCAGGGATGGGTGCGAGGGTTCTTAGATCTCGTGGGCCCTCCTTATCGCTCACTGTCCCTGGGAGGGCGAGGGTGTAGTCAGAGCGGGGCGCTTCTTGGTCTTCAGACTCCTAGAGTCGAGCTTATCGTCTCTGGTCAGTAGAGGCGTCTGCATATGGGCGTGGGATCTGTCTGTACAGGGCTCTACGCTAGAAGGGCCCCGTGCTTGGTTTACTGTCCTGCTGTCGCTGTCTGAAATTCTTAGTGTTTGAACCAGCACCCCGCATTTTCATCTTGCTCTGGGCTCTACTATGTAGTCTGTTCTGCCGGTCACCCACCTCTAATGGTCAGGTAACTTACAGTCAATTTCCCTGTGACATTTGTTGAGACCTTAGGATTCTGTGGTTTCCGGGTTATCCACCCTGGAAAATCTgaaatcattaaaacaaacaaaatctttcccTCCTGTTTGCCCTTTAGATATAGTTCAAGTCTTATAGATTTTTTAGCTAATTAGTTGAAGTTGTTTTCACTGTCACTACCCAAAATCAAATTTTCATTACTTCTTGCCTCTCCTAGTTGATCTGCTGGAAAGATTTTTCCCCAACTGCATTTAGTTCTTAACCTACAAGGGGTTCATTCTtgtttattgtttaaaatatagaCTTCCTAACCTGGtcgtctatttttttttttttttttatcagcctCATTTTATGTTACTTCTGCCAAGTAAATATGCCCATAAATTCTGTGCTGTTTCTACCTTTGCACCTTCCCAGGAGAATTTCTTATCTGGGGGAAACTTTGTCTGTATCAGTGGACTCCCTCATGATCCAGTGGTACCACTTCCAGGAATCTAGCTGGGACCTATATACTAAATCTAGCCTTAAGATTTATGTTCAACCTAGCAATTAGTGATAAGAGTAAAacactggaggggcgcctgggtggtgagcagagagcctgcttccccctctctctgcctgctgctccgtttacttgtgatttctctctgtcaaataaataaataaaatctttaaaaaaaaagagagtaaaacACTGGAAACAAATAGGCCCAATATACTACAATACAGGAGgatattggttaaataaattatggttcaTATGGAAGACAAACATATCAGAATGAtgcagtcttcttttttttatggcaTGGGAAATTGTGCAAGTTTCatgggtaggtttttttttttttttttaagatttttttcatttatttacttgacagacagagattacaagtaggcagaggcaggcagagagaggggaggaagcaggctccccgctgagcaaagagcccgatatggggctccatcccatgacccgatcccagaaccccgggatcacgaccagagccaaaggcagaggctttaaccactgagccacccaggcgcccctcattggtaggtttttaaaaaaggtcagTTCTTCTGGTGGCATGTTGTGATGGATGCAAAAATAATATGGTTTCAATTCCCCATTAAAAAGGTCTAAAAGTATCCAGGTTTATTAtatcattaaataataaaatggggaaataaaataaaaaaaataaaattgcatgaaCTAATGACAAAGGTATAGTATGAACAGAGCACCAAATATACAAAGGTATAGCATGGACAAAATTAATGTATTTGAGTtccacaaaaaagaaacaaaaacttctgtTACATTCATctcctaaattcttttttttaataatgcatgttttaaaaaagattttatttatttgtttgtcagagagagagggacagagggcgagcacaggcagacagaatggcaggcggaggcagagggagaagcaggctccctgccgagcaaggagcccgatgcgggactcgttcggaggacgctgggatcacgacctgagccgaaggcagctgcttagccaactgagccacccaggcatcccaataatgcattttttaatttcctctttcctcttttccttagcCTCCTCTCTTCTTTAGCACTTACACATCCAGtttaaaactgaaatagaaaGTCAGGCCTTTGAAATACagaatttgtgtatatatgtcattaaataaaacattaaaagtcgtggtgaatatttttaaaaaatatgaaattttatgaCGAAAATGAATCTTAACATTAAGTCAAATGCTAAAGagtatacaattttatttctgggtccactgattgatttttgtatgtaacAGATTTTTAAGCTTATGAACTTGTCACCTGTGACTTataatacttttcattttatttttttagagattttatttatttatttgaggggcacctctgtggctcagtgggttaagcctctgccttcggctcaggtcatgatctcagggtccggggatcgagccccacatctgagcctgcttcccctctctctctgcctgctgctttgcctgcttgtgatctctctctctcaaataaataaataaaatctttttaaaaagtttttatttatttatttgacagagagagagtgagagtgcacatgagcatgggcaggaggagagggagaagcagattccccctgctaagcagggctcagatccaggaccctgggatcatgacttgagccacctAGAGGCCCCTAAAATCCTCTTTAAATGTATATGAGTATTTCTTATCCTAAGATATAAATACTCATATACATTTAAAGAGGATGTGTTCCATTGAAAGAAAatagcatttcttttaaaataataataattaagtcaTTTTGAGAAACTATTGACCTTCCCTGTCATGACTTTGAAGGTTGGCTTGTTGCTTGGTGCATTTTGTACAGTGCTTCTCATTTGGGCAGCTTCTGTTTTTCTCAGCTACACTTGAAGCCACTTAAAGCTACAGAGAGCTTTTCTACCTTTTGCACCCATTTTAGGTCCTGTTCTAGTGATTGCTAAGTAAATGTCAGCTAGTTGACTTTCTGTCTGACCTGCCTCTGGCTGTTTCCTCCTCATCAGCATTCCCACTAGAGGGCGGGCTAGgctagagaggagaggagaacactttttttttttctccccttttctggCTAATGCTCTCCtatctcttccccaccccaccttggAGCCTGGCGACTGCACAGAGCTCCTCCAACACATGTCCAGTTCTGGGCTAAACAAGGGAAAGTTCTATCTTCCGAAGTGACTGATAACAAGTGTTTATACATTATCTTCTTGTAGCATcctgggcagaaggaaagggggaagtaTGCTAATTTACCTAGGACTTAAAATCTGTTGACTGTAAAGCAACTGAGTAATTACGGGATTTCTAAT
Coding sequences within:
- the DCAF11 gene encoding DDB1- and CUL4-associated factor 11 isoform X2, translating into MTKEARDGGAVGQRCGLRRCKQGLAPLRVLRPLLAGPNDAVTRRWDHGTAAVQELGPETPPRACPEEGLAYVGARKKKRRMKMWIWPRGQVRLVQGGGAANLQLIQALSDSEEEHDSAWDGRLGDRYNPPVDATPDTRELECNEIKTQVELATGQLGLRRAAQEHSFPQMLHQRERGLCHRGSFSLGEQSRMMSHFLPNDLGFTDTYSQKAFCGIYSKDGQIFMSACQDQTIRLYDCRYGRFHKFKSIKARDVGWSVLDVAFTPDGNHFLYSSWSDYIHICNIYGEGDTHTALDLRPDERRFAVFSIAVSSDGREVLGGANDGCLYVFDREQNRRTLQIESHEDDVNAVAFADISSQILFSGGDDAICKVWDRRTMREDDPKPVGALAGHQDGITFIDSKGDARYLISNSKDQTIKLWDIRRFSSREGMEASRQAATQQNWDYRWQQVPKKAWRKLKLPGDSSLMTYRGHGVLHTLIRCRFSPTHSTGQRFIYSGCSTGKVVVYDLLSGHIVKKLTNHKACVRDVSWHPFEEKIVSSSWDGNLRLWQYRQAEYFQDDLPEAEEPPCTPSPMPHPSTAFSSPQ
- the DCAF11 gene encoding DDB1- and CUL4-associated factor 11 isoform X1, whose amino-acid sequence is MTKEARDGGAVGQRCGLRRCKQGLAPLRVLRPLLAGSDRRSPCTGPNDAVTRRWDHGTAAVQELGPETPPRACPEEGLAYVGARKKKRRMKMWIWPRGQVRLVQGGGAANLQLIQALSDSEEEHDSAWDGRLGDRYNPPVDATPDTRELECNEIKTQVELATGQLGLRRAAQEHSFPQMLHQRERGLCHRGSFSLGEQSRMMSHFLPNDLGFTDTYSQKAFCGIYSKDGQIFMSACQDQTIRLYDCRYGRFHKFKSIKARDVGWSVLDVAFTPDGNHFLYSSWSDYIHICNIYGEGDTHTALDLRPDERRFAVFSIAVSSDGREVLGGANDGCLYVFDREQNRRTLQIESHEDDVNAVAFADISSQILFSGGDDAICKVWDRRTMREDDPKPVGALAGHQDGITFIDSKGDARYLISNSKDQTIKLWDIRRFSSREGMEASRQAATQQNWDYRWQQVPKKAWRKLKLPGDSSLMTYRGHGVLHTLIRCRFSPTHSTGQRFIYSGCSTGKVVVYDLLSGHIVKKLTNHKACVRDVSWHPFEEKIVSSSWDGNLRLWQYRQAEYFQDDLPEAEEPPCTPSPMPHPSTAFSSPQ
- the DCAF11 gene encoding DDB1- and CUL4-associated factor 11 isoform X3 — its product is MGSRNSSSAGTGSGDPSEGLPRRGASLRRSEEEEEEDEDVDLAQVLAYLLRRGQVRLVQGGGAANLQLIQALSDSEEEHDSAWDGRLGDRYNPPVDATPDTRELECNEIKTQVELATGQLGLRRAAQEHSFPQMLHQRERGLCHRGSFSLGEQSRMMSHFLPNDLGFTDTYSQKAFCGIYSKDGQIFMSACQDQTIRLYDCRYGRFHKFKSIKARDVGWSVLDVAFTPDGNHFLYSSWSDYIHICNIYGEGDTHTALDLRPDERRFAVFSIAVSSDGREVLGGANDGCLYVFDREQNRRTLQIESHEDDVNAVAFADISSQILFSGGDDAICKVWDRRTMREDDPKPVGALAGHQDGITFIDSKGDARYLISNSKDQTIKLWDIRRFSSREGMEASRQAATQQNWDYRWQQVPKKAWRKLKLPGDSSLMTYRGHGVLHTLIRCRFSPTHSTGQRFIYSGCSTGKVVVYDLLSGHIVKKLTNHKACVRDVSWHPFEEKIVSSSWDGNLRLWQYRQAEYFQDDLPEAEEPPCTPSPMPHPSTAFSSPQ